The window GGCGACCTGTGTTGTCACTtcgacgctgctgtcgaCAACGGTGCCGttgcggaggcggtggaggagtcAATGCGCCTGCAGGACAGTTGCGACACACCAGCCAGCGTGCAGGATGACATAGCAGCGCAGTCGCTCGAGACGCCAACACTAGTCGCACAGTGCCGGTGGCTAGCGACGCTGGCCCGTCCAACCATTCGTGGAAACATCGTCCTCACCTGGAAAGCAGACGCGACGGACGAGTTGGTGAAGGATGACACCGAGCTAGCAGacgccacaccaccgccaatGTCGTTGGTGGATGCATCTCAAGGAGACAGTGTTGGGAAAGCGACGAAAGGCAGCAAAGACACGCCAGTCTTTTTTGTGGGGCGGCACTTGACTTGCTCCTCCGCTGAGacgctcctcttctccgtgtCTGTAACGCTGACAAGAGACCTTCGCGCCTTCCTACTGCGTCTGCGTGGCGCACTGAAGAGGGTGGTGCAGTCCACAAATCGGTCGAAGCGGGCACTCTTtgagctgctgccactgcgcgaAAGAACTGTGAAGGAGGAGTTCACTCGCATAGCctccgacgacgacgccgacaCATCACCCTTCTGCTACCGTGGCCCGGTTAACTGTTTCCCACGTGTCTGCAACATGGACACCCACCGCGAGCACGAGCTGTGGAAGCACCTCTACGTGCACCGCGAGTACCTTGCCAAACACGCCCCTGCAATGAACCCTCTCAATGTGTTCTACGAGTGCTTCCCTTACGACCCAGACGCGCCTGCGCACCGGCCGAGCTCTCTCGACGCGGACGACAAGGTGCTGGCGGGGTGGgtgagcggcagcactgACGGCTGCGACAACGTCATcctcacagcagcgcagctcgACGACCCCGCGCACTTCACCGAAtggctggaggaggtggtggtgcagtcGTCGCTCAACCGCGAAACGGAGGAAATGCTGGCCAAGGCTGGCGTCGGCTACGTCATCCGTGACCCCGCCTTGCCCCTGGCTAACTATCTCTCTTTTGTCAAGACATTCGCACAGTCCACCGCGGTGCGTGCCGTACTGGAGCGCAAAGACGGTGCGCCGCGCAagggcaccaccacgccggAAGACGTCGGTCTCACCATCATCGTCTCACCCTCGCGGTGCGACGTCCGGGACGGCGGCCGCCTTTTCATCCCATGGTGCGTCGATCCTGTCATcctgctcgctctcctcggcGAGGTCAGGGTGCCGGAGCGGCTTGGCGCTTAGGCGCCCGCTGAGGGCGCGGCGCACCAAAGCCGCGCCGGGCAAGCCCAAAGCGCGGAAACCCGCCAAGTGGGGGGGCGGCCGGCGCCCCGCCCTTTTGGCGCCCCCGGCAGGGCGGCGTCCCTGCGCCCTGAGGCCCCACACACCGCCCCGCCCCAACCCCGGGGAacaacaccaccgccccaGAGGACCCCGGGCAGACCACCACGCGGAATTTccaaagagaaacacaacAGACAAGGCCGACCCCAGGCCAAGCCCC is drawn from Leishmania panamensis strain MHOM/PA/94/PSC-1 chromosome 24 sequence and contains these coding sequences:
- a CDS encoding DNAJ-domain protein, putative (TriTrypDB/GeneDB-style sysID: LpmP.24.1260) — translated: MLRRNHPCRVMTPRQALRVLSLSPTADLTPASIKKAYIQQTLQCHPDLHPNNPNANENFRNISDAFRVALKALEAQRCNGAAAGRRSATTDSVDLYDPQEALESLRQAMIAYHAHQQSSEAPFTSPPSSPSCGKAESHAAGAFFTPTLEDVSSVCRREAVAMRRVHTFCAELPTMLCGSHSAALFEAVAFFHTRYVESMSACVMRFAQNLPIIVRRVVKQRRRYVDNGYLAVAQGIGTGSRPRGQRIEDMAMKPLVLMGALIFDLPEGASNERWQCLGEDTVASGGSSSTCGASCPADVRVSDELKCIIYPVDSIADIAAKLGKWEAASFDRLKLELAIVDVNRLMSGMLGLQDEESSGRSEAHLSVAPQLSENSAAAAMVLRTLQKLAGDLCCHFDAAVDNGAVAEAVEESMRLQDSCDTPASVQDDIAAQSLETPTLVAQCRWLATLARPTIRGNIVLTWKADATDELVKDDTELADATPPPMSLVDASQGDSVGKATKGSKDTPVFFVGRHLTCSSAETLLFSVSVTLTRDLRAFLLRLRGALKRVVQSTNRSKRALFELLPLRERTVKEEFTRIASDDDADTSPFCYRGPVNCFPRVCNMDTHREHELWKHLYVHREYLAKHAPAMNPLNVFYECFPYDPDAPAHRPSSLDADDKVLAGWVSGSTDGCDNVILTAAQLDDPAHFTEWLEEVVVQSSLNRETEEMLAKAGVGYVIRDPALPLANYLSFVKTFAQSTAVRAVLERKDGAPRKGTTTPEDVGLTIIVSPSRCDVRDGGRLFIPWCVDPVILLALLGEVRVPERLGA